In Providencia rettgeri, the following proteins share a genomic window:
- a CDS encoding EfeM/EfeO family lipoprotein — protein sequence MSSSLRRNIKWISFSLIFSVSLPTLVQSKALRSPVQTGDNIIIAKGDIPTPEKYQHAIQTYLIFANTELAKMVTQLELLQQSLQQGKLQQAQTAYIQAHQHYETVRPIIILFGNTDRTINPRADYFLDKETDYRFTGFHLVEYQLFKQKNAKLALVANQELLLKGRDLYKRVATETIEIPKLLQASADFIEMILETKLGGKENIYSLSDLTDIAANLKGITKNH from the coding sequence ATGTCTAGCTCACTGAGACGGAATATCAAATGGATATCTTTTAGCTTAATATTCAGTGTTTCGCTGCCTACTTTGGTTCAAAGTAAAGCACTGAGATCCCCTGTGCAAACAGGGGATAACATCATTATTGCTAAAGGGGATATACCTACTCCAGAAAAATATCAACATGCAATCCAAACCTATCTAATCTTTGCTAATACTGAGCTGGCAAAAATGGTCACACAGTTGGAATTATTGCAACAGAGTTTACAGCAAGGAAAGCTACAACAAGCTCAAACTGCGTATATTCAAGCTCACCAGCACTATGAAACCGTGCGCCCTATCATTATTTTATTTGGTAATACAGATAGGACAATTAATCCAAGAGCCGATTATTTTCTCGATAAAGAAACCGATTACCGATTTACAGGGTTTCATCTTGTTGAGTACCAATTATTTAAGCAAAAAAATGCAAAACTTGCTTTAGTCGCAAACCAAGAGCTATTACTCAAAGGGCGTGATTTATATAAACGAGTAGCAACCGAAACCATTGAAATACCAAAGCTCTTACAAGCCTCAGCTGATTTTATTGAAATGATCTTAGAAACGAAATTGGGTGGTAAAGAAAATATCTACAGTTTGTCTGATTTAACTGATATTGCCGCTAATTTAAAAGGAATCACAAAAAATCATTGA
- the efeB gene encoding iron uptake transporter deferrochelatase/peroxidase subunit, with amino-acid sequence MQAKLRSILQTNGMSRRNALKMLAVSSAVLAAPTLKAQGKIANCQLSYDKTINYIGLHQAGVLTPEPKNATFVAFNITANSVEELQTVFTLLTQRIAYLTQPQKESLINNDKMPPAESGILGTQQQQPDSLTITVALGNSLFDNRFGLNKIKPKHLSEMTSFPNDRLEQKWCGGDLLLQICANSQESVIYALRDILRHISPYSFPLWKIDGFLPARDIDNHSTPINLFGFKDGTGNAPADDNSLMNELIWITKGSQEPSWCDGGTYQAVRLIRFNLEFWDRTPLEDQENDFGRHKDSGAPIGMKNEHDDPEFEKDPHGDRILFDSHMRRAEPRNPERYTAKLRRRSYSYSLGLTETGTLDMGLVFVSFQQNLKTGFIDTQKRLNGEPLERYIKPFGGGYYFVLPGVQSAQDTLAEKMFTALKQTS; translated from the coding sequence ATGCAAGCTAAACTAAGAAGTATATTGCAAACCAACGGAATGTCTCGGCGTAATGCCCTAAAAATGCTCGCAGTTAGTAGTGCCGTTTTGGCAGCCCCAACATTAAAAGCGCAAGGGAAAATCGCCAATTGCCAACTCTCCTATGACAAAACAATTAATTATATTGGGCTGCATCAAGCTGGTGTTTTAACGCCTGAACCCAAAAATGCCACCTTTGTCGCATTTAATATCACGGCGAATTCCGTGGAAGAATTACAGACTGTGTTTACTTTACTAACTCAACGTATTGCTTATTTAACCCAACCCCAAAAAGAGTCTTTAATCAATAATGATAAAATGCCTCCCGCAGAGTCAGGTATTCTTGGAACACAACAACAACAACCCGACTCACTGACCATCACCGTTGCTTTAGGAAATTCTCTTTTTGATAACCGGTTCGGCTTAAATAAAATTAAGCCTAAACATCTTAGTGAAATGACCAGTTTCCCTAACGATCGACTAGAACAAAAATGGTGTGGTGGTGATCTCCTTTTGCAAATATGTGCGAATAGCCAAGAAAGCGTTATTTATGCATTACGTGATATTCTACGGCATATTTCTCCTTACAGCTTTCCCCTCTGGAAAATCGACGGTTTCTTACCCGCACGAGACATTGATAACCACTCAACTCCTATCAACCTTTTTGGTTTTAAGGATGGGACAGGAAATGCGCCTGCCGATGACAATTCGTTAATGAACGAATTAATATGGATAACAAAAGGTAGCCAAGAACCATCTTGGTGCGACGGAGGGACATACCAAGCAGTACGCCTTATTCGCTTTAATTTAGAGTTTTGGGATAGAACACCATTAGAAGATCAAGAAAATGATTTTGGCCGACATAAAGACTCAGGAGCACCCATCGGCATGAAAAATGAGCATGATGATCCTGAGTTTGAAAAAGATCCTCATGGTGACCGTATTTTATTTGATTCCCATATGCGCCGTGCAGAGCCTCGTAACCCTGAACGTTATACCGCAAAACTAAGGCGAAGAAGTTATAGCTATTCACTGGGGTTAACCGAAACAGGAACTCTCGATATGGGCTTAGTTTTTGTCTCTTTTCAACAAAATTTAAAGACAGGCTTTATTGACACTCAAAAACGGCTCAATGGTGAGCCACTTGAACGTTATATTAAGCCTTTTGGTGGAGGGTACTATTTTGTATTACCTGGAGTCCAATCGGCACAAGACACACTTGCTGAAAAAATGTTTACAGCCTTAAAACAAACTAGCTAA
- a CDS encoding LysR family transcriptional regulator, with the protein MIEPWQRLPALTLKQLQYFVTLAKLRHFTETANRLAVSQPALSSALRQIETVIGGKLINRTASSVTLTELGAAILPYAQQILSVSHRAFSEIQKIIVEGGDGTLRIGLVPSVSSLLFPAVPELLTQYFPRLNIEFYDQTNDALVEKLINHEIDFGIGVLDSSVPQNLNIFPLQDDPFVAVIHHDDPVSVNAFHLPWKLLNNRDIAVFSKGNIQRLVAATVESHRLKLNIRYQVDYIETLYGLVRSKLAIAILPQLYTVHLRDPELKVLQLQQPELTRTVALIRNSQQTTPLMNEVFQVLLKVLRENNV; encoded by the coding sequence ATGATAGAACCTTGGCAGAGACTGCCAGCACTCACGCTCAAACAACTGCAGTATTTTGTAACATTAGCAAAACTGCGTCATTTTACCGAGACAGCAAATCGTCTAGCGGTGAGCCAACCTGCTTTGAGTAGTGCTTTGCGGCAAATAGAAACGGTTATTGGAGGAAAGTTAATTAATCGCACCGCTTCATCCGTAACATTAACGGAGCTAGGCGCTGCAATTTTGCCATATGCGCAGCAAATTCTGAGTGTTTCTCACCGTGCATTTAGTGAAATTCAGAAAATCATCGTAGAGGGAGGGGATGGTACATTACGTATTGGGTTAGTTCCTTCCGTAAGTTCTTTGCTATTTCCAGCAGTACCTGAATTATTAACTCAATATTTTCCGAGGCTTAATATTGAATTTTATGACCAAACGAATGACGCTTTGGTGGAAAAGCTTATCAATCATGAAATTGATTTTGGCATTGGTGTGTTAGATAGCTCAGTGCCTCAAAATTTAAATATCTTTCCATTGCAGGATGACCCTTTTGTTGCCGTTATTCATCATGATGACCCTGTATCTGTTAATGCGTTTCACTTACCGTGGAAATTGCTAAATAATCGTGATATTGCCGTATTTTCGAAAGGAAATATTCAACGTTTAGTTGCTGCTACGGTGGAAAGTCACCGACTAAAATTAAATATTCGTTATCAAGTAGATTATATTGAAACCTTATATGGCTTAGTTCGTTCGAAATTAGCGATTGCTATTTTACCTCAGCTTTATACTGTACATTTACGTGACCCTGAATTGAAAGTTTTGCAATTACAACAACCTGAGTTAACGCGCACAGTCGCTTTAATTCGCAATAGCCAGCAAACGACACCATTAATGAATGAGGTTTTTCAGGTATTGCTAAAAGTATTGCGTGAAAATAACGTATGA